From the genome of Geminocystis herdmanii PCC 6308, one region includes:
- a CDS encoding iron uptake porin yields MFKSVKKYSIATPAVIALTMVANGVAVQKANANEIANTTLEQISEYNQTQPMGQVTSVSQLRDVSPTDWAFEALRSLVERYGCIVGYPDRTFRGNRALSRYEFAAGLNACMQQMERLIAASEAVLKEDIEKLKRLMAEFESELAALGARVDNLEGRVAFLEDHQFSTTTKLRGEVIFALTGFGPNDDGNNQVTLSDRVRLSLDSSFSGKDRLRVRLAAGNVPRIRTQTGNNISSTQGRLSFEQFTGAGNDVEVDKVFYTAPLGDNFKFWVGSMMAVDDIYKSYSPYTESGGSGALSRALRYNPVLYRNVGEAGLAFQYKFNNTFDVTASYLAGSGNSAADPTRSNGLFNGVYSAGLQLGINPNKNLGFGVGYMFSYDNATNIGGGLTPLGGLSNSRDLGGLRVESHNVGIQGTWRLAEKFNVSGWGGYSDINNPNRGGGNADLWTFAVNLSVLDLMKEGAVLNVGGGMLPLVEDLDQITGRAFGTASSWIVEGNYKYPVTDNISITPGVYAIFNPNQTGNNDTAVVGVLRTVFQF; encoded by the coding sequence ATGTTTAAATCCGTAAAAAAATATTCGATCGCAACTCCAGCCGTAATCGCTTTAACAATGGTTGCTAACGGTGTTGCTGTACAAAAAGCCAATGCAAACGAAATTGCTAACACTACTTTAGAGCAAATTTCTGAATATAACCAAACCCAACCCATGGGGCAAGTAACCTCCGTTTCTCAATTAAGAGATGTTTCCCCTACCGATTGGGCTTTTGAAGCATTAAGAAGTTTAGTAGAGCGTTATGGTTGTATCGTCGGTTATCCCGATCGAACCTTCAGAGGAAATCGTGCTTTAAGTCGTTACGAATTCGCCGCAGGTTTAAACGCTTGTATGCAACAAATGGAGCGTTTAATTGCCGCCAGTGAAGCAGTTTTAAAAGAAGACATTGAAAAGCTAAAACGCTTAATGGCTGAATTTGAGAGCGAATTAGCCGCCTTAGGTGCAAGAGTTGATAACTTAGAAGGTAGAGTTGCTTTCCTAGAAGATCACCAATTCTCCACTACCACCAAATTAAGAGGAGAAGTCATCTTTGCTTTAACGGGTTTTGGTCCTAATGATGATGGAAATAATCAAGTAACCCTGAGCGATCGTGTTCGTTTAAGTTTAGATAGTTCTTTCAGTGGAAAAGATAGATTAAGAGTTCGTTTAGCGGCAGGAAATGTTCCCCGTATTAGAACTCAAACTGGCAATAATATCTCTAGTACTCAAGGCAGACTCAGCTTTGAACAATTTACTGGTGCGGGTAACGATGTTGAAGTTGATAAAGTTTTCTATACTGCACCTTTAGGAGATAATTTCAAGTTTTGGGTAGGTAGTATGATGGCTGTTGATGATATTTACAAATCCTACTCTCCTTATACCGAAAGCGGTGGTAGTGGTGCTTTATCCCGTGCTTTACGTTACAACCCTGTTCTTTATCGCAACGTTGGAGAAGCTGGACTCGCTTTTCAATACAAGTTTAACAACACTTTTGATGTTACTGCATCTTACTTAGCAGGTAGTGGTAATAGTGCGGCTGATCCTACAAGAAGTAATGGTTTATTCAATGGGGTTTACAGTGCAGGACTTCAATTAGGCATTAACCCTAACAAGAATCTTGGCTTCGGTGTCGGTTATATGTTCTCTTACGACAACGCTACCAACATCGGTGGTGGTTTAACTCCCCTAGGTGGATTAAGTAATAGTCGTGACTTAGGAGGCTTGAGAGTCGAAAGTCATAACGTTGGTATTCAAGGCACATGGCGTTTAGCTGAAAAATTCAATGTTTCTGGTTGGGGTGGTTACAGTGACATCAACAATCCCAATCGAGGTGGTGGTAACGCAGATTTATGGACTTTTGCTGTTAATCTCTCCGTACTTGACTTAATGAAAGAGGGCGCAGTATTAAATGTCGGTGGCGGAATGTTACCTCTTGTAGAAGATTTAGATCAAATTACTGGAAGAGCCTTTGGTACTGCTTCCTCTTGGATTGTGGAAGGTAACTATAAATACCCTGTAACTGACAATATTTCTATTACTCCCGGTGTTTATGCTATCTTTAATCCTAACCAAACAGGCAATAATGACACTGCGGTAGTCGGCGTACTTCGTACTGTTTTCCAATTCTAA
- a CDS encoding DUF7219 family protein, producing the protein MVNAVVQEIKENFLCPISPYHGKDYTKGLIPNQKLQIFTSQINYITALHTNGKLSTSQVCEKMDQLWQELDIMDRKDC; encoded by the coding sequence ATGGTTAACGCAGTTGTTCAGGAAATCAAAGAGAATTTTCTTTGTCCAATTTCACCTTATCACGGTAAAGACTATACCAAAGGCTTAATTCCCAATCAAAAATTACAGATATTCACCTCTCAAATTAATTATATTACTGCTCTACATACCAACGGTAAATTATCAACATCTCAGGTGTGTGAAAAAATGGATCAGTTATGGCAAGAATTAGACATCATGGATAGAAAGGACTGTTAA
- a CDS encoding NAD-dependent epimerase/dehydratase family protein, producing the protein MQIKPMVLDSNLKIIIIGGEGFVGSAYVRFCQQNNFDYLVINRSNYNQHIGTKCDLLINANGNSKKFLAKDNPLLEFDESVRSVRRSIVDFPSKKYIFLSSCDVYPDCSTPELTKEDTVIDITQQSPYGFHKYLAEQCVRHCHDDWLIFRMGGFVGAGLKKNAIFDILYGDRLWLHPESELQYIHTDIATKTVMEIISQGYTQEIFNLCGNGLVKLQDVIDRTQSKITVNLDISPVCYEVSIEKIQSIVNIPSTRDTVMKFLK; encoded by the coding sequence ATGCAAATAAAACCGATGGTATTAGACTCTAATCTGAAAATTATTATTATCGGAGGAGAAGGTTTTGTTGGTTCGGCTTATGTTCGTTTTTGTCAACAAAATAACTTTGATTATTTAGTCATAAATCGATCGAACTATAACCAACATATTGGCACAAAATGTGATTTATTAATCAACGCCAATGGTAACTCGAAAAAATTTTTAGCTAAAGATAACCCCTTACTAGAGTTTGACGAATCTGTCCGTTCTGTGCGACGATCGATCGTAGATTTCCCTAGTAAAAAGTATATATTCTTGTCATCTTGTGATGTTTACCCTGATTGTTCAACTCCTGAATTAACGAAAGAAGACACGGTGATTGACATTACCCAACAAAGTCCTTATGGTTTTCATAAGTATTTAGCTGAACAATGTGTGCGTCACTGTCACGATGATTGGTTAATCTTCCGCATGGGGGGTTTTGTGGGGGCTGGATTAAAGAAAAATGCCATTTTTGATATTCTTTACGGCGATCGACTTTGGTTACATCCTGAAAGCGAATTGCAATATATCCATACCGATATAGCCACAAAAACAGTGATGGAAATTATCTCTCAAGGTTACACCCAAGAAATTTTTAATCTTTGTGGTAATGGTTTAGTAAAATTACAAGACGTGATCGATCGAACTCAAAGTAAGATTACCGTGAATTTGGATATTTCTCCTGTGTGTTATGAGGTTTCGATCGAGAAAATTCAATCTATTGTCAATATTCCTTCCACCCGTGACACCGTTATGAAATTCCTAAAGTGA
- a CDS encoding ABC1 kinase family protein: MFSLTKTSSRQKEIIEIVLGNGWDYMRGILTGGKSDKPQLPPPEVFRKILVQLGPFYVKFGQLLSTRPDLLPPKYIEALTALQAQVPPVAWGLIEQTLREQLESPIETIFSTIDPQPVAAGSIAQIHKATLTTGEEVAIKVQRPNIDRIVNQDVILIKGIADIIALTDFGSEYDVVNLADDFTKAVLAELDFRQEANFTDKLRQNLTNSPWFDSQQLVIPKIYWQFTTEKVLLMEWLDGKPILSADIPSTPKTRQEVSTLLFRVFFQQIFIDGFFHADPHPGNIFYLEDNKIGLIDCGMIGRLDPKTQQLLTEMLLAIVDIDAQRCAQLTLELSDTNAINTNIARLENDYQKMLRKYYNLSLSQLNFSEVFYEILEVARSNKIRLPSNMGLFAKSLANLEGVARKFNPNINLLEEIKPLITELFRRQFIGDTPYQTLFRTVLDLKSISLRSPRQIDAILDRLSSETFQWQLQIREIEGLRRSVDDSANRLSFSIVVGSLIMGAAIISTGATTGQLILLSNVLFTVATLLGLWLIISILRSGRLK, from the coding sequence ATGTTTTCTTTGACTAAAACCAGTTCACGACAAAAAGAAATTATCGAAATTGTTTTAGGTAACGGTTGGGATTATATGCGCGGTATTCTTACGGGGGGAAAATCTGATAAACCTCAATTACCGCCTCCTGAAGTTTTCCGTAAAATCTTAGTGCAGTTAGGTCCTTTTTATGTTAAATTTGGTCAGTTATTAAGTACTCGTCCTGATTTACTTCCACCTAAATATATTGAGGCTTTAACAGCCCTTCAAGCTCAAGTGCCTCCTGTGGCATGGGGTTTAATTGAACAAACTTTGAGGGAACAATTAGAAAGTCCCATCGAAACTATTTTTAGTACGATCGATCCGCAACCTGTAGCGGCAGGTTCGATCGCGCAAATACATAAAGCCACTTTAACCACTGGGGAAGAAGTCGCCATTAAAGTACAACGCCCCAATATCGATCGAATTGTCAATCAAGACGTGATTTTGATCAAAGGTATTGCCGATATTATCGCCTTAACGGATTTTGGCAGTGAGTATGATGTGGTTAACCTTGCCGATGATTTTACTAAAGCCGTATTAGCAGAGTTAGATTTTCGTCAAGAAGCCAATTTTACGGATAAATTAAGGCAAAATCTGACTAATAGCCCTTGGTTTGACTCTCAACAACTGGTTATCCCGAAAATTTATTGGCAATTTACCACCGAAAAAGTTTTATTGATGGAGTGGCTAGACGGTAAACCTATTCTTTCCGCCGATATTCCTAGCACTCCAAAAACAAGGCAGGAAGTTAGTACGTTATTATTTAGGGTATTTTTTCAACAAATATTTATTGATGGTTTCTTTCATGCTGATCCTCATCCGGGTAATATATTTTACCTTGAGGATAACAAGATTGGTTTAATTGATTGTGGCATGATTGGACGATTAGACCCGAAAACTCAACAATTATTAACGGAAATGTTACTGGCGATCGTAGATATTGATGCTCAAAGATGCGCGCAACTTACCCTCGAACTTTCTGACACGAATGCGATTAATACGAATATTGCAAGGCTAGAAAATGATTATCAGAAAATGCTGAGAAAATACTATAATCTGAGTCTTTCTCAACTCAATTTTAGTGAGGTTTTTTACGAGATTTTAGAAGTGGCTCGATCGAATAAAATAAGATTACCTAGTAATATGGGATTATTTGCCAAAAGCCTAGCTAACCTTGAAGGAGTCGCCCGAAAATTTAACCCTAATATCAACCTCCTTGAAGAAATAAAACCCCTCATAACCGAGCTTTTCCGCCGTCAATTTATCGGTGATACTCCCTATCAAACTCTATTTAGGACAGTTTTAGACTTAAAATCTATTAGTCTTCGATCGCCCCGTCAAATAGATGCTATACTCGATCGACTAAGTTCAGAAACCTTCCAATGGCAACTACAAATTAGGGAAATAGAAGGATTAAGGCGTAGTGTCGATGATTCAGCGAATAGACTATCTTTTAGTATCGTTGTCGGCTCATTAATTATGGGAGCGGCGATCATTAGTACTGGAGCAACCACAGGGCAACTAATCTTATTAAGTAATGTGCTTTTTACCGTTGCCACCCTACTAGGATTATGGCTTATTATTAGTATCCTTCGATCGGGCAGACTAAAATAA
- a CDS encoding NAD-dependent epimerase/dehydratase family protein: MNIVVTGATGFLGRHLLPQLKIQYPQAKIIGLSSQNYDLMNPVEVVKMFEDLHPEILIHLAAYSGGIGANRAYPADFYYRNTLLTALVFEQAAKYNVKKMIYTMGGCSYPATANSPIDESQMWQGYPQPESAGYSSAKKMGIVASQSYRTQYGLNSVVLIPGNLYGEYDNFRNNESHVVPALIRRFYEAKLNQLEEVAMWGSGKPQRDFVYAEDVAKVLPYFIENYDSSEPINISSGTTTPIKELAELVKETTGFEGKLTWDVTKPDGQMVKIFDVKKLNSLGLSCDTNIKNGLEKTFTWLSKNYANKTDGIRL, from the coding sequence ATGAACATTGTTGTCACAGGTGCAACGGGCTTTTTAGGCAGACATTTATTACCCCAACTAAAAATACAATATCCTCAAGCGAAAATCATCGGTTTATCTTCTCAAAATTACGACTTGATGAATCCTGTAGAAGTAGTGAAAATGTTTGAAGATTTACATCCTGAGATACTAATACATTTAGCCGCTTATTCGGGAGGAATTGGGGCAAATCGTGCCTATCCTGCGGATTTTTATTATCGTAACACCCTTTTAACCGCTTTAGTATTTGAACAGGCGGCTAAGTATAACGTCAAAAAAATGATTTACACCATGGGAGGATGTAGTTATCCTGCCACTGCTAATTCTCCTATCGATGAATCTCAGATGTGGCAAGGTTATCCTCAACCCGAAAGCGCAGGTTATTCTAGTGCGAAAAAAATGGGCATTGTCGCTTCCCAATCCTATCGCACTCAATATGGTTTAAATTCTGTGGTGTTAATTCCCGGTAATTTGTATGGAGAATACGATAATTTTCGCAATAATGAATCCCATGTTGTACCTGCTTTAATTCGGCGTTTCTATGAAGCTAAATTGAATCAATTAGAAGAAGTTGCTATGTGGGGAAGTGGCAAACCTCAACGGGATTTTGTTTATGCGGAAGATGTGGCAAAAGTTCTGCCTTATTTTATTGAGAATTATGACTCTAGTGAGCCGATAAATATTTCTTCGGGTACAACTACCCCTATTAAAGAATTGGCGGAATTAGTCAAAGAAACCACTGGTTTTGAAGGAAAACTTACTTGGGATGTCACGAAGCCTGATGGGCAAATGGTGAAAATTTTTGATGTTAAAAAACTCAATTCTTTGGGGTTATCTTGCGATACAAATATAAAAAATGGTTTAGAAAAAACTTTCACTTGGTTAAGTAAAAATTATGCAAATAAAACCGATGGTATTAGACTCTAA
- a CDS encoding family 10 glycosylhydrolase — protein MIKGLVKLTFWVGIFWLIGKSFQLPWVQKKVSEGVESGITHISQTEVAQEYQQKFSSYWEIIEDMDLPIFRQQTPPTIVLLEDKYPIPTDNPPPPPELKEETIISVAPAELMETNQIIGIYMSRYDITNNASEDTIRKKVRHYRSQGINTIIHGVAGNGCTMYDSQVMQKKVGLQRCPNLFQEKWLHWLIDEAHKQGMEVHAYFEKGIKIDQNSPIFKLAQSKNWIVEGIDRTYDGIDHYILDVGNPEVANLFIDMTTEFVQKYRNIDAVQWDDYLGYHSSLPSEENRTPMLTNFVQRMITSIKQANPNVSFDICHHNPYWAKKEFAADFDAWGVDRVFIQAYNDDNFREELAYAKKYNGIAITDKQLTRLKEVINNDKVEGVLLFSLAGNPQNLAVKWREYL, from the coding sequence CCTTGGGTACAAAAAAAAGTTTCTGAAGGCGTAGAAAGTGGAATCACCCACATCTCCCAAACAGAAGTTGCCCAAGAATATCAACAAAAATTCTCCTCTTATTGGGAAATTATCGAGGATATGGATTTGCCTATCTTTCGCCAACAAACTCCCCCCACCATTGTCTTATTAGAAGATAAATACCCTATTCCCACAGATAATCCTCCTCCTCCCCCTGAGTTGAAAGAAGAAACAATAATTAGTGTCGCACCTGCGGAGTTAATGGAAACGAATCAAATTATCGGAATATATATGAGTCGATATGATATTACTAACAATGCCTCAGAAGATACCATTCGTAAAAAAGTTCGTCATTATCGCTCTCAAGGGATTAATACTATAATTCATGGTGTCGCTGGTAATGGCTGTACTATGTACGATAGTCAAGTAATGCAAAAAAAAGTTGGTTTACAGCGTTGCCCAAATTTATTTCAAGAAAAATGGTTACATTGGTTAATTGATGAAGCCCATAAACAAGGTATGGAAGTTCATGCTTATTTTGAAAAGGGTATTAAAATTGATCAAAATAGTCCTATTTTCAAGTTAGCACAATCAAAAAATTGGATTGTCGAAGGGATCGATCGAACCTATGATGGTATTGATCATTATATTTTAGATGTGGGTAATCCAGAAGTTGCCAATCTTTTTATTGACATGACAACGGAATTTGTGCAGAAATACCGCAACATTGATGCAGTGCAATGGGATGATTATTTAGGGTATCATAGCAGTCTGCCTTCGGAAGAAAATCGGACTCCTATGTTAACTAATTTTGTCCAAAGAATGATCACATCTATTAAACAAGCTAATCCTAATGTGAGTTTTGACATTTGTCATCATAATCCCTATTGGGCGAAAAAGGAATTTGCCGCCGATTTTGATGCTTGGGGAGTCGATCGAGTCTTTATTCAAGCCTATAATGATGATAATTTTAGGGAAGAATTAGCCTATGCCAAAAAGTATAACGGCATCGCTATTACAGATAAACAATTAACCCGTTTAAAAGAAGTAATTAATAATGATAAAGTTGAAGGAGTATTGCTTTTTTCTTTAGCAGGAAATCCTCAAAATCTTGCCGTAAAATGGAGAGAATATTTATAA